CGATTGCAGTGATTTTAAAGGCCCGTGTGTGATCATTGGCTATACAAACAAGAATGTGAAGTTTGGTGCATTTAATCCTGAAGGCTATAGAAGTACTGATGATTACTATGATTCTTTTGATCCATTTCTTTTTTATTGGGAAAGCAGTGAACCAATATTGTTACCAAAAGTAGGAGGCAGTGGTGCCGCTTTATTTGATTATGCCCGTGGCGGACCTCAATTCGGAGCTGATGGGCTACTCATTGGTCCACCATTGGCTCCGGTGATGGGTGGTTTCGCAGGGCCTGATACTAATTCAGGCATTGGTGACCTGAGGCAAGCTAAGTCTAGATTAGGATTGTCATATGCTAAAAGAGCAGATGGGAAGGAGTCATTGTTTGGAGATGAGTCTAAGGCTATTCTTGATGAAGTTTTAGTGTTTTGTAGTCCACAAATTGCAAGTTTGTATTAGAAATTTATATGCCATACCATAAAAAATTTACAATTTGAACTCTGATGGACAGACTTTCAATGCACAAGTCCTTGGACAATTTCTTGTGCATTGATGAAGTTCCCAACTCTTATAGTAGTTTCAAAGTTCTGGTTAGATAACAAGTACCATGTTTACTAGAAGGTTTAAGAAACAAGGTTTTTGTGAATATAAAGGAGAAATATttgtaaatttttaaattttcCATGTATATTACACAGAACCGTAAGAATATTAGTATTATCTCTCCTGATGCAAATGAGTCAATACAGATTACAATTGATTAGGGATGACAAATTAATCTGATCCGATGGATATCCGATCCAAAACCCGAAATTTTGAATATACTGAACCGAAAATTttggatttgaatttggatttcaACTATACCAAATCGATACCCGATCCAAAATCCGAAATCTAATCGAAACCCGATTAAAACCCAACACATTTATTATAGATTatatatatgtaatattttagatgcaatacatataatttatatttttttcttgTATTATTTGAGTAATAATAGATTTTTATCAAGATTGTCAACACTTATTTAGTGAATCATAATTTTTTGTTTCGAAATTAGCTTTTATTATATAAGAAGTactttatatatatttataaaaaaaatttgtgatgaaatactttatgTTATGAACATATCTTAGATATTACTCACTTGTGTCAACTCGTACAATATAATGTGTTTAACTAAATATTAGTtaatgtattttaattttagctatCATATACATGTGATTAATAGTATTTGtatgtataaataatattaaatttaactACATTATTCGTAATTTTGGATTCCCAAAAAATATCAGATCCGATCCGAATGCCGACGAATTTGAATTTGGATAATCCGAAAATATTTAGATTTGTATTTGAATTTTACAATATCCGATTTGAACCGACCGTAATCGATAGCACTACATTTTACAATTTTAACAAATGTTGATCAAACTTCAAACCGTTGCACAACTAGTAGCAATATATTAAAAATGTGTCAAAAATAATTTCAAATGCTATGTGTATCTACAAGGCAAATATTACACAGATGTGTTGGTAGCAAGGAGAGATGGTTGGCATCTCCCTGATGGTGGATTTTTGTAACCCAATTTTTTCCCTCCTCAAATAAGCTATGCATTATAGTTT
This genomic interval from Apium graveolens cultivar Ventura chromosome 8, ASM990537v1, whole genome shotgun sequence contains the following:
- the LOC141676733 gene encoding uncharacterized protein LOC141676733, with the translated sequence MACCMTNSTIYSWKSKPCNFFDWNFGKKKSEEKTQLLKYHDEIDLPFTPSLLKKTFLNGKELKCCYKATIDGFSATSFHDCSDFKGPCVIIGYTNKNVKFGAFNPEGYRSTDDYYDSFDPFLFYWESSEPILLPKVGGSGAALFDYARGGPQFGADGLLIGPPLAPVMGGFAGPDTNSGIGDLRQAKSRLGLSYAKRADGKESLFGDESKAILDEVLVFCSPQIASLY